From Strigops habroptila isolate Jane chromosome 1, bStrHab1.2.pri, whole genome shotgun sequence, a single genomic window includes:
- the ASB4 gene encoding ankyrin repeat and SOCS box protein 4 — translation MDLEETYKEEDNMEGTVTRAAAAKLVKKAFLEALKSNDFETLEELLSQKKIDVDTVFEVEDENLILASYKQGYWLPSYKLKISWATGLHLAVMYGHLESLLVLLNHKATINCRPNGKAAIHIACEMANVECLKILCNHGAKLNCFSMSGLAPLHFCTTRTSMPCAQQLILRGANVNIKTNNQDEETPLHIVARLGVPELVALYMEQGAQIDALNAYMETPLACAAYWALHYKDQIYSPDHHLICRMLLDYKAEVNTRDEDFKSPLHKAAWNCDHVLLHMLLEAGAEANIMDVNGCAPLQYIIKVTSVRPAAQPDICYQLLLNHGAARIYPLQFHKVLQACHSHPRAVEVVVNTYEHIKSTSKWKAAIPDDVFERHKNFYDSLFTVCSNSPRSLMHLCRCAIRAILSERCHRSVPLLSIPLSMKKYLLLEPEGIIY, via the exons ATGGATCTAGAGGAGACATACAAGGAGGAAGATAATATGGAGGGGACAGTTACTCgagctgcagctgcaaagttggtgaaaaaggcttttcttgAAGCCCTGAAGAGCAATGACtttgaaacactggaagagCTCTTGAGCCAAAAGAAAATAGACGTGGACACGGTGTTTGAAGTGGAAGATGAAAACCTGATTCTGGCATCCTACAAACAAG GGTACTGGCTGCCTAGctacaaactgaaaatatcctGGGCAACTGGGCTTCATCTAGCTGTCATGTATGGACATCTGGAGAGTCTTTTGGTCCTCCTCAATCACAAAGCTACAATCAACTGCCGGCCCAATGGAAAAGCTGCAATCCACATAGCATGTGAAATGGCAAATGTTGAGTGTCTCAAGATCCTTTGCAACCATGGAGCTAAGCTGAACTGCTTTTCAATGAGTGGGCTGGCGCCCTTGCACTTCTGTACGACACGAACATCCATGCCTTGTGCCCAGCAGCTCATTTTGAGAG GAGCAAACGtgaacataaaaacaaacaaccaagATGAGGAGACTCCTCTGCACATCGTTGCACGTTTGGGTGTCCCAGAGCTCGTGGCCCTTTACATGGAACAAGGAGCACAAATTGATGCTCTCAATGCCTACATGGAGACTCCCCTGGCCTGTGCCGCCTATTGGGCCCTTCACTATAAGGATCAGATATACAGCCCGGATCATCACCTCATCTGTCGGATGCTCTTAGACTATAAAGCTGAAGTGAATACTCGTGATGAGGATTTCAAATCACCTCTCCACAAAGCCGCCTGGAACTGTGATCATGTCCTGCTGCATatgctgctggaggcaggagcagaagcaaacaTCATGGATGTCAATGGCTGTGCACCCCTACAGTATATCATAAAAGTGACATCTGTGCGGCCAGCTGCCCAACCTGACATCTGCTACCAGCTGCTACTGAACCACGGAGCAGCTAGGATATATCCTCTGCAATTCCACAAG GTGCTACAAGCCTGTCATTCCCACCCCAGAGCTGTGGAGGTTGTTGTCAATACTTATGAACATATCAAATCAACATCAAAGTGGAAAGCAGCCATACCTGACGACGTCTTTGAG CGGCACAAGAATTTCTATGACTCTCTGTTCACTGTGTGCAGCAATTCACCACGGTCGCTCATGCATTTATGCAGATGTGCGATTAGGGCAATACTGTCAGAAAGGTGCCACCGAAGCGTTCCCTTGCTCTCCATCCCCCTGTCCATGAAGAAGTACTTGCTGCTGGAACCAGAAGGAATCATCtactga